The Cuculus canorus isolate bCucCan1 chromosome 3, bCucCan1.pri, whole genome shotgun sequence DNA window TGTACTCcagtttttaatttcagcattATAATAACTTGGAAGATTTtgagaaaatttcttcctttagaAGCATAAAACTGTATAAAAAGTTGATAATATACTTGTATGCTCTAATTAGTTTTGATAAATCCTAATTAGAAGAGACCTAAGAAAAATTGCATTCATGAAAGAGCTCATTACTGTTTTATTAGTGTATTGTAAGACAGTGGAGAAGGGGATAAGGACTCTTATATGCCTGAAAACTGTCAAACATACTGCTCTGTGAATggcaagaaaagtgaaaaacaaactgGGTGTCTGATTTAAGTAGCTCTGAGCAAATTTCTCGTCCTGTGATCACAGTGCTGCAGAAGGTATTTACGAATGAGAAAATGAGTACTTGGTTTGAATCATGGTTACAGAAAGGCTGCATTCCACTGGACTGGTAAAGCTAGATGGGGCAGTATTGCAATgttctcactttttttcctttgtgcttgCGTAACACAAATGACATCACACGATTCTGGACACTGATGGCACAACTgtcttgaattttaatttcatttcatttcgTCTAAATTTAATTCaattcaatttaatttcatCTAAAATGAAAAGTACAGTAGCCTGGAACATTGTTAATGTCAACAAAATTGACATCTCATAAAAGTAAAGTATAACTTTTCTGCACTCAGTGACCTCTCCTGAGAGTCATATCCACCAGACTGTGTTCCTGAGTTCAAGACAGCCCTGTGCTTTTAACCCTCAGAGTGGTACAAATGGAAACGCTCTATGTATGTCCACAGGACTGAAATGTTGAGTGCTTAACAGTTCCACAAGTTCCACCTCtattaacatttctgtttttcttttttctccagttaATTTCTACTCTTTCcacctctgatcatctttccTCTAAACCACCTGCTGTCCACTTAACTTCTCCAACTAATCAGAGAGTAGTGTGTGGTACCATGGGTAACCTGAATCAAGCCTCTTCGCTGGAAGACTCCTGTAACAACTGGCAGTCAGCAACTGGGTCTTCTAAGCAAGATTCATCTCTCTACTTTCAGGGTTCTTCCCATAGTTCATCCCCCTCCATGTCTAAAATATCCTCTTCTGTATCAGGCAGTTGTTACTCCACTCCTCGACTGTATGATATCCTGCGAACACCAAGTCTCTATACCCCTGGCTGTGTTTGCAAAATGGGAGACTTTGCCACACCCTCTGTTCCAGCAAAGAGTTCAGGTCTTTTCCCTGATCCTCCGAATTCATCTGAAATTCAAGGATTGTCATCGCAGCCCTTATCCTCCAGTTCTTCCAAAAGATCGAAAGCTTTATCTCCTGTCCCTGTTCGTATAATAACTCATTCATTGTCTCCTAGTCCTAAACCTTTGTCTCCACCCTCTCTTTACGGCTCCTCTTCGACCATATGCAGTACAAATGAGCCGTGTATGCAAATGTCATCCAAAGGAAATTTAGCAAAGTCAGGAGTTAGATCCCCTCTGCCAACCAGACTGACCCTCTTAACTGCTGTTTTGAGATCAGGCTCTTCTCATCAGAGACCTCTTTCCCCTGCTTCTTGTCCCACATTTTCTCCCAGCTCCCTTGGTTCCTCAACGCTGGTTTTAGATCAAAAGTCCCAAACAACTCCCACAACGCCcaagaaatctgtttcaaacCCTTCTATAAGGCCAAGTTCTCCcagcacagaggaaaactgGCTTTCAGTATGGGCTCAGCACCTGCTTTTACCCTTCAAGTCTCATCCCACTCCTGGAGTGAGACCCCTTTCTCCTAAAGAGCACCTTCCAGTCAGAACGCTTTCTCCAAATTCTCAAAGTCCTCTGTCATTGCCCACCTCCTCCCATGGAAAATCAGTTGCCTCTCCAGGTTTGCAGCCTACGCTGACTCCTCCTTGtgcctcagcatccttttccCTTGCACATCCtacctctccttctccagaaaGGCTGCAGTATGCTGCCACCACGTCCTGGGCACCTCAAAAGTCTCAGAGAGTACACACTTACTCACCCATCTTTACCTGCCGGTCATatcctttgctttctcctaCCAGTCTTAGTGGCGCATTCTCTCCCACCCTAGAAAAACACTCATCTCCTTCCCCAAGCCTTTTGCATTCAATTTCTAGGTTTAAATCAGATTCATCCCAAACATCTGTTCAGGAGATGAGGCACTCATCTCCTACCCCTCTGAGTGTCTCAAAGCAGCGATTTCCTTCACGGCCTCATTCTACTCCACCAGTTCCACAAACCAATAATATTAATTGCCATCCACTACAGCCTAATTCTTCATCAGTGCACAGAAATTCTAGGTCTAATTCCTCCTTTCCAAGACCTGAGCAATTTGATATCTCACCCGTGCTAAAGTGCAGATCTCCTGTCTCAGACAAGTTACGGGGCACACTGCCATCAAGACCCAGAGAGCTGACTTCACCACAATCTTTTTCCCTGCCTCCTGACCATGAAAACATCAAACCCAAGGTACTCTTGGTGCATGCTTATTTTCTAATAGCTCTTTATCCTTGTAGGAAAAATAGTATCTGTATTGCACTACCCTAGTAAAATAAATGAGCCATGAAGAAaatggttaaaaagaaaatggttttataTTGATAGCGAAGATAGCAAAGACTAAATCCTACCATATCAAATTGCTAGCGATGTGCTCTGTATGATGTGAAAAGACGCGGTAGGAATCCTTTAGCTTAAAAACGAAATACTTCATTCATGAGTGGGAGGAGATACTACTGAAGATGGATTTGTGTCCAATGGCTCTGATATACATATAGTGTCCTTATATTCAAAGATCACTTGAAGCACTACCATGTcaaaaataaaccataaaaCATGCTCTATACATCCCATGCTAACCTAAATCCACATGTATTCCCACTGAAAGTAATAGAAGTATGGTGATATAGTGCTACTGGGTTGAGCTAGAAGTGGCTTAACCTGATTGATGTGAACTGGGTGTTCCAGTGACAACCGACTCCCAAGCACCCCATTCCACCTgtcttccctgctcctggggAGGGTGTACTCACCTCAGCCTGTCTGTGCCTCTCTGACACCAGCCTGAGGCACAGCTGAGCTTGGTCTGAGAGTGGACTACGGGATTAAGAGCCAGAGAAGGAAGATAAGGACAGcctcctgcttcttccctttctgtagTACTTCTATTATTTTGTTGTGCTAGACAGAGggcatggggaaaaaagggctgAACTTCCTGCAACACGGACTGCCTGCAAATATGAAAGTCTCACACTTGACGGATCAGCCACACTCCTGCTGTTCGTCATCTGCCCAAAGGTGGGAGAGTCCCAGCAGAGTGAAAATAGGCAATGACGGTGATTGCTGTAGGAGGGCTTTGGAACCAGTCAAACGTTAAACCTAAAGATAAACCTCAAgaatgggaaggggaaggaaaggaaagttgATCAAAAACCACACAGCAAGTAGGTGAAACCAAAAGGAATTACTATGTAAAAAGGAAGAGCTGGCGGCAGAAGACATCAGAGCTGCACAACACTTTCCAGcctcttttattttatctttgcactctgtgtttgctttgtgcCTCCTCTTGCTGATGTCTAAGCTCTTCCCATCACAGAAAGGCTATCataatttattgatttatttgttCACAGCATGAAATTATAGCCTGGTCTCCCAGATCAAATAGTGTCAGATGTGTTCCTAACAGCttggccatggcaggggtgaCTTGAACTGCTTGGAAAATGTTAATTGAAAATGAGAGGTTTAACTCAGCACAAAGCAGCAATTGTCATGAATGGTTCTTTTAAAAACCATACGACCCAAGAGGAACACTTGTGCCAAGCGCAGCTGTGCAGTGTCACTACACCCTGTCAGTATTACTGAATGAAAGGcaagagaaatgaaattgtagaaatttcaggaaaaaaagcccccGAGACAAAACTGGAAGGCATAACTGAGCCTGCAGATTGCAAAGCACTTGTGGTTTCTGCTAGTCAGTGCAATGAACACTGTGAAAGTCACTAACAGTAAGGAAATTGTCGGAGAGTTATTGCCTCGGTTTATATTTGGAGAGATTATTGCACCCTTTCTGTCCTTCCTACTGTCCTTTTTTCCTGctaattctgcttttcacttttaaaCTGCCCCACCACCCCAATGAGATTGGGAGAGTGACTTTCAAGTTAACAGACTTGGACCATCAGTTTGGTGCAATTTTAAATGAGGCAGATAAAGCTGGATTTACTGGGGGTGTGGAAGATCTGATATCTCTAAATTGAATGCAGCTGAGTTTTCAGTGCATGAAAGGTCTCTTACAGCTTTAAAATGTGAGGCTGAGACTTCATTTATAGTCAATAACAATGTTTATTCAATgtccccctttcctccttctcccattTGTTTCCGTATCTAGTTTATGGCATAGCTCAATGAACTTTGTTGACTTGTTAAAGGTTCCAAGCTCTCTGATAACAATCTAGCCTCAGCTTTTGGTATATTTCTggattaaaatggaaaagattcATGAGAGACAACATTAACATCCTAAGCAGCATTTAGCTTTCTTTAGTACCAGTCAGCTCAGCTCTAGAAGTGGACAAAAAATACTTTACTTCCTGTGATAACTGTCAATGCTTGATGgaatttttgtgtgtatgaGTGTACTGACTACCAAGGGACAAACACAGCATCAAGAATTGCGTGACTTTGACGTGTAATTCTGCAACCTTGATGTTGCTTTAACAATGCTTTAAGCAATGTTATGACACATATTAGACCAATGCCTATTAAACCAGAATTTTTACATTGGATGTACCTTTCAGTATTCACATCAAACGGTTTTGTTAGCATGGTATCAAAGCAATTATTCAAAAAGGATTCTTTAATGGAGAGTTTTATATTTCTATGCCTATGcatgaaaaaattaatgcaaatcaAAGAATAACCTATGAACTTATTTAACAGTTTGCATTtgtatatgtaaatatttatgcttTCCCATGCTTCATATATTCGTATTCACCAATGATTTAAAGATATGACTGTTTTGCAAAGTGAATATAAACATAGACCTACAGGGCAGCGTGAAGTGTGAATGGGGGCTGATCGTAGGAAATAAAAACCCTCTCATTGAACTTTGCAGTCAATTTAATAGTGTCTTCATGGACTTGATAGAGCAAAATGAACGTCAGGATGGAGTGGAGACATGTAAAGTTGCTGattctacaggaaaaaattagaataaaaccTTCTGGATACTGTTTGAAAATTCTTTGCAGTGATTTCACAGGGTATCTACATACTCTTTGATTTTTCCTACTTGAATATAGCACAGGAATGCATGTAGATCTACCCAAAACAGCTGGGGAACAAACTAACTGTAGCAACATGGAGCTCAGCCCAGCTGCAAAACCTGTCGCAAAGCAAGAAAGATTATTCACGGGGTGCTCTACACTGCATTGGTTAGTCTCTGAGTTTAAGTCTTTATGTGTTCAGCACACTTTGCAGTGCCTTGTGGGTGCCCTAGGTGATCATCTgagcaagaaaaggaggaaacttTTCCCCAAGCTCCCCAAATAGATATTTGCCTGAGCTTTGGTATTGGACTTGGTTTACTTCTGACTGGACCATGGTGCAGCCCAGCAGGTCTAACTGTCCGTGGCAGTTTAACAATGCTGCTAGATTCCTGCAAAATTAAATTCCTATTTAATTcctattaaatatatttaggCATTGAAGAATAATCTTAAGTAATGCAAACTAATGCACCAAGAAACATGATTGTACAGATGAGAAACTGAATTAAAGACTTTCCACTTACCTCAGACACTGTGACCACAGTTCGTTGCTCAGAGATTCTACAGTATCCAGAAGTGACAGAGCACATTAAAGGACTATAGAAACTTTCACATTTTAACAGTCTGATACGTCTTTATTCAGTTCATATAACTCCAACTAACTACAAAGTCACCACAGTCTTCTTCTCATATATGACTCCCATCTCATCATATGTAAAATCCCATGGGCTAGTGAAGATGCTACATTTCATTTACATGTTCAATTATATGATTTGCTTGATTGAACATAAATTATAAGCAGAAAAACGTGTATTTTGTGGATATGCCAATTTTAATGTTCGGAATTTTTTCTTGCATCTTAATTCAGTGTGCAGTATTTTGTCTTATCTCTATACAGATTCTATGTATACATAGATTTATATATGAACCTCCACAGGTTTATAGCTGAATGTTGCTTTCTAAATGTTCAAAGGGCAAGATCCAAGTTGCATGGCTTACAACATTTGAGAGGTAGATGTGTAAGCACAATTTGGGCAATTTTATTACAGCTAATGAAGAGAATACGGTGTACTTGCATGATGattatattttcccttttatgtCCCTATTTTATGATGAGATTAATTATCCTGTAGAAGTGTTTATGACTATAAAGGGCATTAGTTTTGACTGGAGCACCTAAATAGTAGACATCCAAGTTAGAATCACTACAACTCATGTAAATTACCACCCCCTCCAAAAATGTGCATTTCCGGCATTTGCATTCATCTGCTTTGTCAGACTGTTCATTCAATACGAACATTGTGATTATTGACTTCTGTCAATTTTGTCTATCTCCATAATCTGACTAAGAAATATGAGCTAagttgaaaacaaacacaacacgATATATAGAAAGAACTAAAAGGTTGTGTCCTGCTGTATTTCAAAAGAGGTGCAAGGATGATATGATTCTTTTATCTGAGTTAAAATTTTGGCCCCTCTGCTCTCATTGAGATGTTTAttagatttaaagaaaagagaaaagcgACAAAAGAATAACTCAAAGTATAGCATGCTTGTCAGACCATTATATT harbors:
- the MLIP gene encoding muscular LMNA-interacting protein isoform X1; this encodes MELGKHERKASGRGTLEEKQMVTSQESGTKPLTFTFIPSIGRLPTHVEVVDISKFLVTIPEEPEDLSNQEIINKSNRVSEELALKTGARQGCVSAVCTDSTCTAFQSSRCNLSKGEMQENDLFKAEFILITDSGDEDEVAAASNSVHRPSNGYGPVSAQLLATSHFSPGPGAGKPPGNGHVPGAVLSHSTADLQKHQLISTLSTSDHLSSKPPAVHLTSPTNQRVVCGTMGNLNQASSLEDSCNNWQSATGSSKQDSSLYFQGSSHSSSPSMSKISSSVSGSCYSTPRLYDILRTPSLYTPGCVCKMGDFATPSVPAKSSGLFPDPPNSSEIQGLSSQPLSSSSSKRSKALSPVPVRIITHSLSPSPKPLSPPSLYGSSSTICSTNEPCMQMSSKGNLAKSGVRSPLPTRLTLLTAVLRSGSSHQRPLSPASCPTFSPSSLGSSTLVLDQKSQTTPTTPKKSVSNPSIRPSSPSTEENWLSVWAQHLLLPFKSHPTPGVRPLSPKEHLPVRTLSPNSQSPLSLPTSSHGKSVASPGLQPTLTPPCASASFSLAHPTSPSPERLQYAATTSWAPQKSQRVHTYSPIFTCRSYPLLSPTSLSGAFSPTLEKHSSPSPSLLHSISRFKSDSSQTSVQEMRHSSPTPLSVSKQRFPSRPHSTPPVPQTNNINCHPLQPNSSSVHRNSRSNSSFPRPEQFDISPVLKCRSPVSDKLRGTLPSRPRELTSPQSFSLPPDHENIKPKQYKIKTSYKAFAAIPTNTLLMEQKALEEPAQTAGMTEGTALDTHSEMCSPAQLRQQTEELCAVIDQVLQDPLTMRRCESSPSFLQMSTESDVGKVSTTQQRTVGRETRYASLYKSTPMMTESQLTKPGVIRPVLVKGKSTQQKEEPYQPNPFKKYLEEICDQDIEQLSHPIVPIPENEALSSKEVANERGSV
- the MLIP gene encoding muscular LMNA-interacting protein isoform X5, with product MQENDLFKAEFILITDSGDEDEVAAASNSVHRPSNGYGPVSAQLLATSHFSPGPGAGKPPGNGHVPGAVLSHSTADLQKHQLISTLSTSDHLSSKPPAVHLTSPTNQRVVCGTMGNLNQASSLEDSCNNWQSATGSSKQDSSLYFQGSSHSSSPSMSKISSSVSGSCYSTPRLYDILRTPSLYTPGCVCKMGDFATPSVPAKSSGLFPDPPNSSEIQGLSSQPLSSSSSKRSKALSPVPVRIITHSLSPSPKPLSPPSLYGSSSTICSTNEPCMQMSSKGNLAKSGVRSPLPTRLTLLTAVLRSGSSHQRPLSPASCPTFSPSSLGSSTLVLDQKSQTTPTTPKKSVSNPSIRPSSPSTEENWLSVWAQHLLLPFKSHPTPGVRPLSPKEHLPVRTLSPNSQSPLSLPTSSHGKSVASPGLQPTLTPPCASASFSLAHPTSPSPERLQYAATTSWAPQKSQRVHTYSPIFTCRSYPLLSPTSLSGAFSPTLEKHSSPSPSLLHSISRFKSDSSQTSVQEMRHSSPTPLSVSKQRFPSRPHSTPPVPQTNNINCHPLQPNSSSVHRNSRSNSSFPRPEQFDISPVLKCRSPVSDKLRGTLPSRPRELTSPQSFSLPPDHENIKPKQYKIKTSYKAFAAIPTNTLLMEQKALEEPAQTAGMTEGTALDTHSEMCSPAQLRQQTEELCAVIDQVLQDPLTMRRCESSPSFLQMSTESDVGKVSTTQQRTVGRETRYASLYKSTPMMTESQLTKPGVIRPVLVKGKSTQQKEEPYQPNPFKKYLEEICDQDIEQLSHPIVPIPENEALSSKEVANERGSV
- the MLIP gene encoding muscular LMNA-interacting protein isoform X3 — translated: MELGKHERKASGRGTLEEKQMVTSQESGTKPLTFTFIPSIGRLPTHVEVVDISKFLVTIPEEPEDLSNQEIINKSNRVSEELALKTGARQGCVSAVCTDSTCTAFQSSRCNLSKGEMQENDLFKAEFILITDSGDEDEVAAASNSVHRPSNGYGPVSAQLLATSHFSPGPGAGKPPGNGHVPGAVLSHSTADLQKHQLISTLSTSDHLSSKPPAVHLTSPTNQRVVCGTMGNLNQASSLEDSCNNWQSATGSSKQDSSLYFQGSSHSSSPSMSKISSSVSGSCYSTPRLYDILRTPSLYTPGCVCKMGDFATPSVPAKSSGLFPDPPNSSEIQGLSSQPLSSSSSKRSKALSPVPVRIITHSLSPSPKPLSPPSLYGSSSTICSTNEPCMQMSSKGNLAKSGVRSPLPTRLTLLTAVLRSGSSHQRPLSPASCPTFSPSSLGSSTLVLDQKSQTTPTTPKKSVSNPSIRPSSPSTEENWLSVWAQHLLLPFKSHPTPGVRPLSPKEHLPVRTLSPNSQSPLSLPTSSHGKSVASPGLQPTLTPPCASASFSLAHPTSPSPERLQYAATTSWAPQKSQRVHTYSPIFTCRSYPLLSPTSLSGAFSPTLEKHSSPSPSLLHSISRFKSDSSQTSVQEMRHSSPTPLSVSKQRFPSRPHSTPPVPQTNNINCHPLQPNSSSVHRNSRSNSSFPRPEQFDISPVLKCRSPVSDKLRGTLPSRPRELTSPQSFSLPPDHENIKPKQYKIKTSYKAFAAIPTNTLLMEQKALEEPAQTAGMTEGTALDTHSEMCSPAQLRQQTEELCAVIDQVLQDPLTMRRCESSPSFLQMSTESDVGKVSTTQQRTVGRETRYTKPGVIRPVLVKGKSTQQKEEPYQPNPFKKYLEEICDQDIEQLSHPIVPIPENEALSSKEVANERGSV
- the MLIP gene encoding muscular LMNA-interacting protein isoform X4, with amino-acid sequence MELGKHERKASGRGTLEEKQMVTSQESGTKPLTFTFIPSIGRLPTHVEVVDISKFLVTIPEEPEDLSNQEIINKSNRVSEELALKTGARQGCVSAVCTDSTCTAFQSSRCNLSKGEMQENDLFKAEFILITDSGDEDEVAAASNSVHRPSNGYGPVSAQLLATSHFSPGPGAGKPPGNGHVPGAVLSHSTADLQKHQLISTLSTSDHLSSKPPAVHLTSPTNQRVVCGTMGNLNQASSLEDSCNNWQSATGSSKQDSSLYFQGSSHSSSPSMSKISSSVSGSCYSTPRLYDILRTPSLYTPGCVCKMGDFATPSVPAKSSGLFPDPPNSSEIQGLSSQPLSSSSSKRSKALSPVPVRIITHSLSPSPKPLSPPSLYGSSSTICSTNEPCMQMSSKGNLAKSGVRSPLPTRLTLLTAVLRSGSSHQRPLSPASCPTFSPSSLGSSTLVLDQKSQTTPTTPKKSVSNPSIRPSSPSTEENWLSVWAQHLLLPFKSHPTPGVRPLSPKEHLPVRTLSPNSQSPLSLPTSSHGKSVASPGLQPTLTPPCASASFSLAHPTSPSPERLQYAATTSWAPQKSQRVHTYSPIFTCRSYPLLSPTSLSGAFSPTLEKHSSPSPSLLHSISRFKSDSSQTSVQEMRHSSPTPLSVSKQRFPSRPHSTPPVPQTNNINCHPLQPNSSSVHRNSRSNSSFPRPEQFDISPVLKCRSPVSDKLRGTLPSRPRELTSPQSFSLPPDHENIKPKQYKIKTSYKAFAAIPTNTLLMEQKALEEPAQTAGMTEGTALDTHSEMCSPAQLRQQTEELCAVIDQVLQDPLTMRRCESSPSFLQMSTESDVGKVSTTQQRTVGRETRYLSHPIVPIPENEALSSKEVANERGSV
- the MLIP gene encoding muscular LMNA-interacting protein isoform X2, with the protein product MELGKHERKASGRGTLEEKQMVTSQESGTKPLTFTFIPSIGRLPTHVEVVDISKFLVTIPEEPEDLSNQEIINKSNRVSEELALKTGARQGCVSAVCTDSTCTAFQSSRCNLSKGEMQENDLFKAEFILITDSGDEDEVAAASNSVHRPSNGYGPVSAQLLATSHFSPGPGAGKPPGNGHVPGAVLSHSTADLQKHQLISTLSTSDHLSSKPPAVHLTSPTNQRVVCGTMGNLNQASSLEDSCNNWQSATGSSKQDSSLYFQGSSHSSSPSMSKISSSVSGSCYSTPRLYDILRTPSLYTPGCVCKMGDFATPSVPAKSSGLFPDPPNSSEIQGLSSQPLSSSSSKRSKALSPVPVRIITHSLSPSPKPLSPPSLYGSSSTICSTNEPCMQMSSKGNLAKSGVRSPLPTRLTLLTAVLRSGSSHQRPLSPASCPTFSPSSLGSSTLVLDQKSQTTPTTPKKSVSNPSIRPSSPSTEENWLSVWAQHLLLPFKSHPTPGVRPLSPKEHLPVRTLSPNSQSPLSLPTSSHGKSVASPGLQPTLTPPCASASFSLAHPTSPSPERLQYAATTSWAPQKSQRVHTYSPIFTCRSYPLLSPTSLSGAFSPTLEKHSSPSPSLLHSISRFKSDSSQTSVQEMRHSSPTPLSVSKQRFPSRPHSTPPVPQTNNINCHPLQPNSSSVHRNSRSNSSFPRPEQFDISPVLKCRSPVSDKLRGTLPSRPRELTSPQSFSLPPDHENIKPKYKIKTSYKAFAAIPTNTLLMEQKALEEPAQTAGMTEGTALDTHSEMCSPAQLRQQTEELCAVIDQVLQDPLTMRRCESSPSFLQMSTESDVGKVSTTQQRTVGRETRYASLYKSTPMMTESQLTKPGVIRPVLVKGKSTQQKEEPYQPNPFKKYLEEICDQDIEQLSHPIVPIPENEALSSKEVANERGSV